A part of Anabas testudineus chromosome 7, fAnaTes1.2, whole genome shotgun sequence genomic DNA contains:
- the tns2a gene encoding tensin-2 isoform X5: MNKAGKGEPHIFKEKTFKKKRQCGVCRQNIDNVGSFCRVCKTATHRKCEAKVTSACIPAPSNDMQRRGTAPSRHVQHLGSTKSLTCTKQRNTLPRSFSVDRVMERVMERHYDFDLTYITERIISVFFPPKLEEQRYRINLKEVAAMLKSKHQDKFLLLNLSERRHDISRLNPKVHDFGWPDLHAPLLDKICAICKAMEMWLTSDPQHVVVLHCKGNKGKTGVIIAAYMHYSKISAGADQALSTLAMRKFCEDKVSSSLQPSQNRYIYYFGGLLSGAIKMNSSPLFLHQVLIPSLPNFEGEGGYYPFLKIYQAMQLVYTSGIYDLQGSGGRRLCVTIEPALLLKGDIMVKCYHRQAHNADRDTVFRLQFHTCTIHGSQLWFGKGELDEACTDERFPSDATVEFVFSSGPEKIKGREYQKNDPAVTVDYNTADPVVRWDSYENFNQQYQDSLEDIAHTRGPLDGSLYAQIKKRRGPGSGSLTSTNGSSPGAILAEDRPDHLIAQGSDSALSGHSMHLIQSSIHHDRQEEPLRPPPPTRQEREELERLLGGIEGNRDGERETAILDDGDSLPSEQSGTLRLSRSCSCREGYRSQRCAEPGCDRTLLMPNGYCLDRAPGTNGHHGATPGGSNLVAPPSHMDLCQHYSPHPHQSLPPPDLVWDRQSGLPHYLHRSCSEGPSSRHMCTYPSPHSHNHPLHHPLSAPGRLCCQDDEYSPYHRPPTVHSHHHPHAHRPKPSTSPTYHDIMLMDGLPASGCPCRDCSIRREDSAAYHSLRLDRDDGFHWDREGELQQREVGLRRARDAELPRGSELHWERDPGLRRGRELSLHWERDRETELQWERDREAEYWHRRATVASYGPQGHDLPAFAFDPLPSGHPAYPEASRSHSHSHLDLKYSSSSSGYQTPRQVCPCSPYQPSPSESRGYASGYQSESTSPLPPPSSMTGPCSHNNGQAEHNHHHHHHPDSQQSYGSDSHTDGLRSSGESVGWRDHITHGSFKRAHRDGHATCSTPSDMSGPPTPVHTSSPLRTQESPSPGGREYEIRTTDIISSDCEASQPPDGQCYANNIVQESAESQTSSTEPSNLQQASKDTQSNTTTQSQTELHKNCTAPTDPSPTAPPQQNCSTDLPSASSFDSKTPATCNQAPLSPNHTSVAPNTQPQSGHLTPQSPHPSEAAAVPSTVAHTVSQPQSQAQTQATASAGPFQTQVNGSSPTREPHPEALKPTSTTSPQAPVSPTLASSSSPQPASSSMEGSPVFEEPVPGFATLGRRLMLSGPDPHHPNPIQQHLHNNYPAMEHSTTLDTNKKHCYSAHTPQLHPSSYSNYSTVSIPLPYPQPPLPEKRHLPAQSGSPSEAVGTLRPAVGYVPPSNTSPTQHQHHVTFSPTVGEIAPPAGQNDEVASVESGNANRVSVKFVQDSSRFWYKPAISREQAIAALKEREPGTFLIRDSNSFQGAYGLALKVATPPPNVNNHNSKVSDPLEQLVRHFLIETGPRGVKIKGCQNEPYFGSLSALVYQHAITPISLPCTLKIPEKDLIGEVQEIQPVTNISTAADLLKQGAACNVLYLNSVETESLTGPQAIAKATDATLGHNPRPAATVVQFKVTSQGITLTDSQRRVFFRRHYPVNSVTFSSIDPKDRRWTNSDNTTVKVFGFVAKKPGSLAENVCHLFAELDPDQPASAIVNFINKVMLSQRR, encoded by the exons GTGACCTCTGCGTGCATCCCAGCTCCCTCCAATGATATG CAGCGTAGAGGGACTGCTCCTTCCCGACACGTCCAACACCTG GGGTCCACCAAGTCTCTGACCTGTACCAAACAGAGAAACACTCTGCCGAG GAGCTTCAGTGTGGACCGTGTGATGGAAAGAGTGATGGAGCGCCACTACGACTTCGACCTGACCTACATCACCGAAAGAATCATTTCAGTCTTCTTCCCCCCGAAGCTGGAGGAGCAGCGATACCGGATCAATCTGAAGGAGGTGGCTGCCATGCTCAAGTCCAAACACCAGGACAAATTTCTG CTCCTGAATCTCTCTGAGAGGCGCCACGATATCAGCCGACTCAATCCGAAG GTTCATGACTTCGGCTGGCCTGACCTCCACGCACCACTGCTGGATAAGATCTGTGCCATATGTAAAGCCATGGAGATGtggctgacctctgacccacAGCATGTGGTGGTCCTGCACTGCAAG GGCAACAAAGGTAAAACTGGTGTGATTATTGCTGCCTACATGCACTACAGCAAGATCTCTGCAGg GGCGGACCAGGCTCTCAGTACTCTCGCCATGAGGAAGTTCTGTGAAGATAAGGTGTCCTCTTCCCTCCAGCCGTCCCAAAACAG GTATATCTATTACTTTGGGGGTCTTCTGTCTGGGGCGATCAAGATGAACAGCagccctctcttcctccatcagGTTCTCATCCCATCACTCCCGAACTTCGAGGGTGAAGGAg GTTACTACCCCTTCTTAAAGATCTACCAGGCCATGCAGTTGGTCTACACTTCAGGCATATA TGACCTTCAAGGCAGTGGAGGCAGGCGCCTGTGTGTGACCATTGAACCAGCACTACTGCTGAAGGGTGACATCATG GTCAAATGCTATCACAGGCAAGCGCACAACGCTGACAGAGACACGGTGTTCAGGCTGCAGTTCCACACATGCACTATCCACGGATCCCAGCTCTGGTTTGGCAAAGGGGAACTGGATGAAGCTTGTACTG aTGAGCGTTTTCCATCTGATGCCACAGTGGAGTTTGTCTTCTCCTCTGGACCTGAGAAGATCAAGG GTCGCGAGTACCAGAAGAATGATCCAGCTGTCACCGTCGACTACAACACTGCTGACCCAGTGGTTCGCTGGGATTCTTATGAAAATTTTAACCAACAGTACCAGGACAGTCTGGAGG ATATTGCCCACACCCGAGGCCCTCTAGATGGCAGCCTCTACGCTCAAATAAAGAAGCGCAGGGGACCTGGCTCTGGTTCTCTCACGTCGACCAATGGCAGCAGCCCAGGAGCAATCCTTGCAGAAGACAGACCTGATCATCTCATCGCTCAAGGTTCTGACTCTGCCCTGTCAGGCCATTCTATGCATTTGATTCAATCGTCTATCCATCACGACCGCCAGGAGGAGCCCCTTCGTCCACCACCTCCAACCAGACAGGAACGAGAGGAGCTTGAACGTCTTCTTGGAGGCATAGAAGGGAACCGAGATGGAGAGCGAGAGACCGCCATCTTGGATGATGGAGATTCATTGCCCTCGGAGCAATCTGGAACACTGAGGCTCAGTCGGTCATGTTCCTGCCGGGAAGGTTACCGCTCCCAGCGCTGTGCTGAGCCTGGCTGCGACCGTACCCTCCTCATGCCTAATGGATACTGCCTTGATCGGGCTCCTGGAACCAATGGGCACCACGGTGCGACCCCTGGTGGCTCCAACCTTGTTGCTCCTCCATCACATATGGATCTCTGCCAGCACTACAGCCCTCACCCCCATCAGTCTCTTCCACCCCCAGATTTGGTCTGGGATCGCCAGAGTGGCCTGCCACACTATCTACACCGCTCCTGCTCCGAGGGTCCCTCATCCCGACATATGTGCACCTACCCATCACCTCACTCTCATAATCACCCGCTTCACCACCCTCTGTCTGCTCCAGGTCGCCTCTGCTGTCAAGACGATGAGTACAGCCCTTACCACCGCCCTCCTACAGTTCACAGCCACCACCACCCCCATGCACACCGCCCTAAACCCTCGACCAGCCCTACCTATCATGACATAATGCTTATGGATGGTCTTCCAGCATCTGGCTGCCCCTGCAGAGACTGCAGCATCAGGAGAGAAGACTCAGCAGCATATCACAGCTTAAGGTTGGACCGAGATGACGGCTTCCACTGGGACAGAGAGGGGGAGCTTCAGCAGAGGGAGGTGGGCCTTAGGAGAGCCAGGGATGCAGAGTTGCCCCGAGGGTCAGAGCTACATTGGGAAAGGGACCCAGGACTAAGACGAGGCAGAGAGCTGTCCCTCCACTGGGAGCGAGACAGGGAGACCGAGCTACAGtgggagagggacagagaggctGAATATTGGCACAGGAGGGCCACCGTAGCCTCTTACGGCCCACAGGGTCATGATCTTCCAGCCTTCGCATTTGACCCCTTGCCATCAGGTCACCCAGCTTATCCAGAGGCGTCAAGATCCCACTCACATTCCCATCTAGATTTGaagtacagcagcagcagcagtggttaCCAGACACCCCGCCAGGTGTGTCCCTGCTCTCCCTACCAGCCCTCACCGTCTGAAAGCAGGGGCTATGCCTCGGGCTACCAGTCTGAATCCACGTCcccactccctcctccttcatccATGACCGGCCCCTGCAGCCATAACAACGGGCAAGCAGAGCataaccaccaccaccaccatcatccaGACTCGCAACAGTCATACGGCTCTGACTCACACACTG ATGGTCTCCGTAGCTCTGGTGAAAGCGTGGGCTGGAGAGATCACATTACACATGGATCCTTCAAAAGGGCCCACAGAGACGGACACGCCACGTGCTCCACGCCATCTGATATGTCTGGACCTCCCACTCCTGTTCACACAAGCAGCCCTCTGCGTACACAAGAAAG CCCCAGTCCAGGAGGGAGGGAGTATGAGATCCGGACCACAGACATCATCAGCAGTGACTGTGAGGCTTCCCAGCCTCCTGATGGACAGTGTTACGCTAATAATATCGTCCAGGAATCGGCAGAAAGCCAAACAAGCAGCACAGAGCCATCAAACCTGCAACAGGCCTCCAAAGACACGCAgtcaaacacaaccacacagtcacaaacagaACTCCACAAAAACTGCACTGCTCCAACAGATCCATCCCCTACGGCTCCCCCGCAgcagaactgcagcacagaTCTGCCCTCAGCCTCTTCTTTTGACTCTAAGACACCAGCCACATGTAACCAGGCTCCTTTATCCCCTAATCATACTTCAGTTGCACCAAATACACAACCTCAATCTGGTCATCTCACTCCCCAGAGCCCCCATCCttcagaagctgctgctgtgcctTCTACTGTGGCACACACTGTGTCCCAGCCTCAGAGTCAGGCTCAGACCCAAGCCACTGCCTCTGCAGGACCATTCCAGACACAAGTCAACGGTTCTTCTCCAACCAGGGAACCTCACCCTGAAGCCCTAAAACCCACCAGCACCACCAGTCCTCAAGCCCCTGTATCTCCCACCCTagcttcatcatcatctccacAGCCTGCATCCAGCAGCATGGAGGGCTCCCCTGTCTTCGAAGAACCAGTTCCTGGCTTTGCCACCCTGGGAAGGAGGTTGATGTTGTCTGGGCCTGACCCCCACCATCCTAACCCCATCCAGCAGCACCTACATAACAACTACCCAGCCATGGAGCACAGTACTACTCTGGACACTAACAAGAAGCACTGCTACTCCGCTCATACTCCTCAGCTCCACCCCTCCTCCTATTCAAACTACTCCACCGTCTCCATCCCTCTTCCTTATCCCCAGCCACCTTTGCCAGAGAAGCGCCACCTGCCAGCTCAGTCAGGATCACCCAGCGAAGCGGTGGGGACTCTGAGGCCAGCCGTGGGCTATGTGCCTCCATCAAACACCAGTCCCACTCAGCATCAGCACCATGTGACCTTCTCTCCCACCGTGGGTGAAATTGCACCCCCTGCAGGCCAAAATGACGAAGTGGCCTCTGTGGAGTCTGGGAATGCAAATAGGGTCAGTGTGAAGTTTGTCCAGGATAGTTCAAGGTTCTGGTACAAGCCCGCCATCTCCAGAGAGCAAG CAATCGCAGCTTTGAAGGAGCGAGAACCAGGAACCTTCCTCATTAGGGACAGTAACTCTTTCCAGGGGGCCTACGGCCTGGCCCTGAAGGTGGCTACACCTCCACCCAATGTAAACAACCACAACAGCAAGG TGAGCGACCCTCTGGAACAGCTTGTCAGACACTTCCTAATAGAAACGGGCCCTCGAGGAGTCAAGATTAAAGGATGTCAGAATGAGCCCTACTTTG GGAGTCTGTCAGCATTAGTGTACCAACATGCCATCACACCGATCTCTTTGCCCTGCACTCTGAAGATCCCAGAAAAAG ATCTGATAGGAGAGGTGCAGGAGATTCAACCAGTGACTAACATCAGTACAGCTGCTGACCTGCTTAAACAAGGAGCAG CCTGTAACGTCCTCTACCTGAACTCTGTGGAAACAGAGTCTCTGACCGGTCCCCAGGCCATTGCCAAGGCAACAGATGCTACTTTGGGTCATAACCCACGTCCTGCTGCCACTGTTGTTCAGTTCAAGGTGACTTCACAGGGGATCACACTAACTGACAGCCAGCGCAG GGTTTTCTTCAGGAGACATTACCCAGTAAACAGTGTAACCTTCAGCAGCATTGACCCCAAGGACAGAAG GTGGACTAACTCAGACAACACCACTGTTAA GGTGTTTGGTTTCGTAGCCAAGAAGCCTGGCAGCTTGGCAGAGAATGTTTGTCACCTGTTTGCAGAGTTGGACCCCGATCAACCTGCCTCTGCCATCGTCAACTTCATCAACAAGGTCATGTTGTCACAGCGCCGGTag